In the Helianthus annuus cultivar XRQ/B chromosome 11, HanXRQr2.0-SUNRISE, whole genome shotgun sequence genome, one interval contains:
- the LOC110889683 gene encoding phytochrome C, which produces MSSKSTSRTHCSKSSSSRLKREARVISQTPADAKLHVDFEESERQFDYSTSIDVNASTSTSNVPSSTVSAYLQKVQRGGQIQPFGCLIAIDDQTLSVLAYSENALEMLDLAPHAVPSIEQQEVLTFGTDVRTLFRSSSASALQKAANFHEVNLLNPILVHCRTSGKPFYAILHRDDVGLIIDLEPVNPAEVPVTAAGALKSYKLASKAISRLQSLQSGNISRLCDVLVKEVSELTGYDRVMVYKFHEDEHGEVIAECCRKPDLEPYLGLHYPATDIPQASRSLFMKNKVRVICDCLAQPVKVIQTESLSQPLNLSWSALRAPHGCHSQYMANMGSIASLVMSVTINDGDEDYYDNDNDDGNESQSGINLQETQKGKRLWGLVVCHHSSARFVSFPLRYACEFLIQVFGVQINKEVELTSQQREKHILKTQTVLCDMLLRDAPTGIMTQTPNVMDLVTCDGAALYYKNKFWLLGITPTESQVKDIANWLREEHIGSTGLSTDSLMDAGYPNALILGKAVCGMAAVKITSKDFLFWFRSHAAKEVKWGGAKNDPDDKDDGRKMHPRSSFKAFLEVVKNRSLPWEDVEMDAIHSLRLILRGSLEDDDEAGGDDVAGDDDESNDKKIVRVPDVDMRIQRVDELRVVANEMVRLIETASVPVFAVDGNGNISGWNDKIAEITGLPLDQAVGVSLLNLVVDDSVDEVKAMISSALRGIEEKNVEINFKCFGSQENDHITLVTNACCSRDLKQTIVGVCFVGQDLTAQKMMTEKYTKTKDDFASFVRSPCTLIPPIFMMDEYGKCLEWNDAMVKLTGFPREEANNKMLLGEVFTDGNFGCRVKSDMLTRLRILLNEVISGLDADKLMFGFFDQNSKYVEGLLSANKRVNGDGKITGVLCFIHVTSPELQHAMLVQRMSEQAALNSLTKVSYLKHELKNGLNGIKFIDDLMESELSGEQQRILRNSGLCRDQLAQIVDDSDIESIEQCYTEVKCVEFKLGECLDVVLNQVKSLSRERKVEVVFDASEQVSSLSVYGDNLRVQQVLSDFLSNALFFTQDFEGSSVSFRVTHKMEHIGAKIQVAHLEFRITHPSPGMPEKLIQDMFHSNRSVSREGLGLYISQRLVKIMNGSVQYLREAERASFIVLIEFPVSPLLTSDNKRSKRI; this is translated from the exons ATGTCATCAAAATCAACCAGTAGAACCCACTGCTCAAAGAGCAGTTCTTCGCGGTTAAAACGCGAAGCTCGTGTGATCTCGCAAACCCCAGCTGATGCTAAACTTCATGTCGATTTCGAAGAGTCCGAACGCCAGTTTGATTACTCGACTTCTATAGATGTTAATGCATCAACTTCAACTAGCAATGTTCCATCATCAACTGTTTCAGCTTACTTGCAAAAAGTCCAAAGGGGTGGTCAAATTCAACCCTTCGGTTGCTTAATCGCCATTGATGATCAAACCTTAAGTGTACTAGCTTACAGCGAAAACGCGTTAGAGATGCTCGATCTCGCGCCACACGCGGTTCCAAGTATCGAACAGCAAGAAGTTTTAACATTCGGGACGGATGTCCGGACGCTTTTTAGATCATCGAGTGCATCTGCTCTTCAAAAAGCTGCTAACTTCCATGAGGTTAATCTGTTAAACCCTATTTTAGTTCATTGTAGGACGTCCGGTAAACCGTTTTACGCTATTTTGCATAGAGATGATGTCGGTTTGATTATCGATTTAGAGCCTGTGAATCCCGCTGAAGTACCCGTGACAGCTGCGGGTGCTTTGAAATCGTATAAGCTCGCTTCAAAAGCGATTTCGAGGTTACAGTCGTTGCAGAGTGGGAATATATCGCGGTTGTGTGATGTGTTGGTTAAGGAAGTGAGTGAGTTAACGGGGTATGATCGCGTTATGGTGTATAAGTTTCACGAAGACGAGCACGGTGAGGTTATCGCTGAGTGTTGTCGGAAGCCGGATCTTGAGCCGTATCTCGGGTTGCATTATCCCGCTACCGATATACCTCAAGCTTCCAGATCGCTTTTTATGAAGAATAAGGTTAGAGTGATTTGTGACTGTTTGGCTCAGCCGGTGAAAGTGATCCAAACCGAGAGTTTATCTCAGCCGTTGAATCTTTCGTGGTCCGCGTTAAGAGCGCCACACGGGTGTCATTCGCAGTACATGGCGAATATGGGGTCGATTGCGTCGCTTGTAATGTCGGTAACCATCAACGATGGTGATGAAGACTATTACGATAACGATAACGATGATGGTAATGAGTCGCAAAGCGGGATTAATCTTCAAGAAACGCAAAAGGGGAAAAGATTGTGGGGTTTGGTTGTTTGTCATCATTCAAGTGCTCGATTCGTATCGTTTCCGTTACGTTACGCGTGTGAGTTTTTGATCCAGGTTTTCGGTGTTCAGATAAACAAAGAAGTTGAGTTGACTAGTCAACAACGAGAAAAGCATATCTTGAAAACGCAAACTGTTCTTTGCGATATGCTTTTACGAGACGCACCGACCGGGATTATGACACAAACGCCAAACGTAATGGACCTTGTTACGTGTGACGGTGCGGCTCTTTATTACAAAAACAAGTTTTGGTTACTCGGAATTACACCAACCGAATCACAAGTTAAAGATATCGCAAATTGGTTGCGAGAAGAACATATTGGAAGTACGGGTTTAAGCACGGATAGTTTAATGGATGCAGGATATCCGAACGCGTTGATTCTCGGGAAAGCCGTTTGCGGAATGGCGGCCGTTAAGATAACGTCGaaagacttcctgttttggttccGGTCACACGCGGCGAAAGAAGTGAAATGGGGCGGGGCGAAAAACGACCCGGATGATAAAGACGACGGAAGAAAAATGCATCCGAGATCGTCCTTTAAAGCGTTTTTGGAAGTGGTGAAAAACCGGAGTTTACCATGGGAAGATGTGGAGATGGATGCTATCCATTCGTTACGGTTGATATTACGAGGGTCTTTGGAAGATGATGACGAGGCGGGTGGTGATGATGTGGCGGGTGATGACGACGAAAGTAATGATAAGAAGATAGTGAGAGTTCCGGATGTTGATATGCGCATACAACGCGTTGATGAGTTGCGGGTTGTGGCTAATGAAATGGTTCGGTTGATTGAAACGGCTTCGGTCCCGGTATTTGCGGTTGATGGAAATGGAAATATTAGTGGTTGGAATGATAAAATAGCCGAAATTACCGGATTGCCATTGGATCAAGCCGTTGGTGTCTCGTTACTTAATCTGGTTGTTGATGATTCGGTCGATGAAGTCAAAGCTATGATTTCGTCCGCTCTACGAG GAATTGAAGAAAAAAACGTTGAAATCAACTTTAAATGTTTCGGTAGTCAAGAAAATGATCACATTACCCTTGTTACAAACGCGTGTTGTAGCCGTGATCTAAAGCAAACAATCGTAGGGGTATGCTTCGTCGGACAAGATCTAACCGCTCAAAAGATGATGACCGAAAAGTACACAAAAACGAAAGATGATTTCGCTAGCTTTGTCCGTAGCCCGTGCACGCTTATTCCCCCGATCTTCATGATGGATGAATACGGTAAATGCTTAGAATGGAACGATGCAATGGTAAAGTTAACCGGTTTTCCAAGGGAAGAGGCGAATAATAAAATGCTTTTAGGTGAAGTTTTTACCGACGGTAATTTCGGTTGTCGGGTCAAAAGTGATATGTTGACCCGTCTCCGAATATTACTAAACGAAGTGATTTCCGGGTTGGATGCGGATAAATTAATGTTCGggttttttgaccaaaacagtaaatACGTCGAAGGGTTACTTTCCGCTAACAAAAGGGTAAACGGAGATGGAAAAATTACGGGTGTTTTGTGTTTTATACATGTAACTAGCCCCGAGCTTCAACACGCGATGTTGGTGCAAAGAATGTCTGAACAGGCGGCTTTAAATAGTCTTACGAAAGTGTCGTATTTGAAACATGaacttaaaaatggtttaaatgGGATTAAGTTCATCGATGATTTAATGGAATCGGAGTTGAGTGGAGAACAGCAGCGTATTTTGCGTAATAGTGGCTTATGTCGTGACCAGTTAGCGCAAATTGTTGATGATTCGGATATAGAAAGCATCGAACAATG TTATACGGAAGTGAAGTGCGTGGAGTTTAAACTCGGGGAGTGTTTAGACGTGGTTTTGAACCAGGTCAAGAGTTTGAGCCGTGAGCGGAAAGTGGAGGTCGTCTTTGATGCATCCGAACAAGTTTCATCCTTATCTGTATACGGTGACAATTTGAGGGTTCAACAAGTACTTTCAGATTTCTTATCTAATGCGCTCTTTTTCACTCAAGATTTTGAAGGATCTTCGGTTTCGTTTCGTGTAACTCACAAAATGGAACACATTGGGGCAAAAATACAAGTCGCGCATCTTGAATTCAG